The following proteins come from a genomic window of Trifolium pratense cultivar HEN17-A07 linkage group LG4, ARS_RC_1.1, whole genome shotgun sequence:
- the LOC123920398 gene encoding uncharacterized protein LOC123920398, with protein sequence MGSEISKGVDGLGSAIGSAFTAPFKSVFGGSCQDICSGPLDVMCFIEHFCISSIVKLLMILVLCYICLLFLYSLFKLGICQCIGRSLCKMCCVTCELSCFALLNITSNLWHKLINTKRVYRGRRRRRFQHDDVELGYTSPSTDHENNSLCDYRSRHFGRKRKSLRERSRRNGHSVHLSRMKGKSWRVESSRKIQLSKVRNQRGKTTVIKRRRHKR encoded by the exons ATGGGGTCTGAAATCAGCAAAGGTGTTGATGGCCTTGGAAGTGCTATAGGCAGTGCTTTCACGGCTCCATTCAAGAGTGTCTTTGGTGGATCATGCCA GGACATATGTTCAGGACCATTGGACGTGATGTGTTTCATTGAACATTTTTGCATCTCCAGCATTGTCAAACTGCTGATGATTTTGGTCCTATGCTACATAT GTTTGTTGTTCTTGTACTCGTTGTTCAAACTTGGTATATGCCAATGCATAGGAAGAAGCCTTTGTAAGATGTGTTGTGTCACTTGTGAACTCTCTTGCTTTGCTTTACTAAACATCACCAGTAACTTGTGGCACAAGCTAATAAATACAAAGAGGGTTTACCGCGGAAGAAGAAGACGCCGTTTTCAACATGATGATGTTGAGCTTGGCTACACCTCACCCTCAACTGATCATGAAAACAATAGTTTGTGTGATTATAGAAGTCGTCATTTTGGTAGAAAGAGAAAATCCTTGAGAGAAAGAAGTAGAAGAAATGGCCACTCTGTGCACCTCTCAAGGATGAAAGGGAAATCTTGGAGAGTGGAGAGCTCAAGAAAGATCCAATTAAGTAAAGTCCGGAATCAGAGAGGAAAAACTACCGTTATCAAAAGGCGGCGCCATAAACGATGA
- the LOC123923049 gene encoding uncharacterized protein LOC123923049, with translation MGIKEASEVPAPCVALKNGESNVSTYESPDNPVVGKKKIGFASFATGIVHGLQPDALMMVCTCPCFAFSLIWFLFGTVVAMGSYTVFIGSCSQALKDRIPRKTEKLTWASSLVTIALVFAIIICQLFGFSLY, from the coding sequence ATGGGAATTAAGGAAGCCTCAGAAGTTCCTGCCCCTTGTGTTGCCTTAAAAAACGGTGAAAGCAATGTCAGCACCTATGAATCACCTGATAATCCTGTAGTCGGAAAGAAGAAGATTGGTTTTGCCTCTTTTGCAACTGGAATAGTTCATGGACTGCAACCAGACGCGTTGATGATGGTGTGTACCTGCCCTTGTTTTGCCTTCTCGCTTATCTGGTTCTTATTTGGAACTGTAGTTGCAATGGGGAGCTATACGGTATTTATAGGATCATGTAGTCAGGCACTAAAGGATAGGATTCCTAGAAAAACTGAGAAACTCACTTGGGCTTCTTCTCTTGTAACCATAGCCCTTGTGTTTGCCATCATCATTTGCCAGTTATTTGGATTTAGTTTGTATTGA